Genomic window (Trichomycterus rosablanca isolate fTriRos1 chromosome 16, fTriRos1.hap1, whole genome shotgun sequence):
TCAAATTTTAATAAGGAAATTTAAAAGCTAAATGATTAAAGAAAAACAATGCATGATAGACAATGCTGCAACTCTGCCACCAGGTTTACAtagacaaaacaaacaaagaaaaaaactgatttgagtTGCTGGTtggttaaaaaaacaaagagaaaagacGTCTCTCACTACAAATGACACCTATAAACAGATTTTGAACTGACCTAATGGTGAGAGTAATGAGTCTGCACTGCATATTTAAAGCAGCACTAATGAATTTTCttattgtgtatttttgtaGGGATGATATTTATATATGCCACTCACTGGATACAGGCTTATTATCATTTGTTTTACACAAAATCCACTTTTATGTTGTACAGCTTGAAGTTGGTGCCACAGACAAGAAGACAAGAGAGGGAGCTGGATGTCCAGATGAAGATGCTGCAATTCTCGTTTGGAGTGACAAGGATGGACAGGACTCTCGTCTCTGTCTCTGACTCTTATTTACAGTCCAAATTTAGAGACTGGGCGGCTCAGACagcaatgtaaacaaaactaTCAGTGCAGGGTAACTGGCTGCTCGAAGCTAAGTAAAACTCAAAAAGATGTAAACAGGAAATGATAAGCTGGTTGTAGATGTCAACAACAGGCACTCTTGTGGATTGGGCCCCTCCCAGCCTAGACTGAACTGAATGCGGCTTCTGTGGCATCTAGAATACAAAAGGGTGTAGACAGCAGCTGGAGAGGAGCCAGAAATTGTAGCGCAGGGGGCATGTCATTTTAGAAGGGAGACAGGAAATGtgataataatactgtaattaGAAGGAGATAATATTTGTTCGGTACTGATTGCTTCACTTAACTACACACTGGAATGTGAGGCTCTCCATGATTCCTGGTCTCTTATTGAAGATTTTTCAGACCAGAGATATGAACTGATGTGAATTGAAACCATTGTTTGACACAGAGTTGCGTTCTTTGGCTTGTCCTGCTCCAGTGACCTGGCCAGTTGACCTGactatctacagtatatcacaATCTATTGGTTAGGGATAGGCATGTTTAGAAAAAAGGCAATTTACAGGAACAGGGGCATTTTTAGTACCCAACAGAAGTTTTTTTCTACTTCTTGTGAAAAAAGGTGCCACTTGCCCATAATTATAGTGTATGCAAGTCACACCTACTGGGCTCAGGGTGCTTTAAAAAATGCACTTCGTGTAATCTATGTACATGAACTGGGCACTATGTGTCATACTACAAGCAATCCTTGGTCACTAAAATAAACACAACCTCTCAATGCTACTGAGACCAATCAGGAATCTTAAGCCTGAAGGCAGGGCATTGATAATCCCAGATTATTTGGCTCTCATTGATGAATTCGGGCTTAGCTGTGTTTGGCGTGTGAGTGCATTTGGTGCAGGGTTGTATTACTGTTGATGAGGATTGGTAATTGGTAATACGTGTGTTTATTTCACTCTTCATGTTTGCTGTGATGACACATGCATTATAATAAGTGACTGTAGTGTTTTCGTGATGCCGTTTGTCACTGTAATTTAGTGtttgtagtgtttgtttgttactCTAATGTGGTAATTGTGTTTCTGTGACAGTTTGACGACTAAGAAGGAAATGGGATGCGGAGCTACCAAGTCTGAACCCACAGTGCTGCAGCTGAGAAAATGTGATAAAGGTAGAATCACTTTCAACCAGGATCTGTACATTTTGCTGCTGAATTTAGTATTTCTGCCACTGTTTTGGTATAACGTTGCAATAAGACTGTAAGATTTAGCAGTGGCTCTTAAATGATGCTACAAAAAACATCTGCACCTTTTTATGCCCTGGGTCAGAAGTTCTCAATCTTTTTGGGGCAGCTGCCGACAGCTGCCAAGAGCTATTGTGTGCTATTCCTCTAACTGTTTAGGTGGGAGGAATAGCACTGCTGTCTCCTCTGTTAAAGATGCAGTTCTAGTCATCGAGCACCTATGGGCTGATGTACAGTTAGCACCTTCTTCAAACATACATATTTATACACATTTCAAATGCACTAAATTTGACCAAATACTTCACCCACCTATAGAGTAATTCCTCTAATATTTTCCCTTTATTTTCTAATCAgttccatttttatttttcctgcttccttTAGCAATCGCCTCAGTTCCaggtaataaaaaaatgaaagttCTTTGGCTATATGATAATTTATTGTAATTACTAATATatgaattaaatgaaatgtttttgtatCTATAGCTGCAACAGGTAGGTTTTAGTAGGTTACCATAGCTAGGTGTAATAGTACACATATTATAACAGCCTTATATCCTGAATGTAATATAGTCTTAGATTATAACAGCCTAATAGGACTGGAGTGTAATATCTCTGTTATAAAAGATATGATACAGTAATATCTAGTTATAGTGTTTTGTGTGACTGGTGCGTTCGGGCATTTGAGTTGCTATTTCCTAACCTAATAGCCAAATAATTGCAGTACAGACTGTTGAGATCGAAGTTTACTGGACCAACTGTGTTGGTTTCCAGCCAAACATAAACTGATGGCCAGAGTTTCCAGTCTGAGTAAATGGACAGAATTAAAATTTCTTTCATGAACCATGGACAGCAATGCGAGCGGCTCTGCTCATCCAGCGCTGGTACAGGCAGTACGTGGCTCGGCTGGAAATTAGACGTCGATGCACGTGGAACATTTTCCAGTCAATCGAATACGCAGGGGAGCAGGACCAGATCAAGGTGAGTTAATAGATAGAGTTTACCGAGCATTTTAGACTAATGGTTCGGACACGAgagatggatgtttattaggaAGTATTTGCATTATTGTTAAAGCGGATTAGAAATTTGGAATAATTGAACAAATCATTAGTCTAAGCTTTGCTTTGGAtcatatagttttttttttatttgctgaaGGAACTTGATGTAAATTACGTTCATTACaaattgtctttatttttttctctcagcTGTACAATTTCTTTGGCTACCTTATGGATCACTTCACTCCAGCCAGCAGTGAAAGTAAGAATGATATATTTCTTTCTCAGAAACAAAGAAGCTCCTTTGTTGCAGGATTCAGTTTCTACATCTCACACTTTAATCCTCCTCAGGAAAGCTGATTTCCCACATATTTCGTGAGAGCGAGGTGTTTCAGGATGCAGTATGGGAGCGATACTTTTGCTACAAGGGTATTGAGGTGCCCGATATATACACTGGACCTCGCCTTACTTTTCCTCTGACCGTCAGCAACGTCACTGAGCTGGTGGAGGCCTTCAAACACAAACAAGTAGGTCCATCCATGTCAGAAGTGAACACACTGGAAAATAGAATTCGTGATCATAATGTCAACCAGCGGGTTTTCAGGTGATATCATTTTTTAGCCTATCAGGCTGAGCAGTGGCAGCAGGAGTATTTGGAACTCACCAGCATTTATTAGTGGTTCTGTTTAAAAGTAAGGTAGCAGAAAATTGTCTACTAAAATTGTAACGGGGCAGGTCGTGCCTCGCCTTGCCTCACAACGGAGGCGCCTGGTGTAGCCCTGCATCTTCATAAAACAAAGATCATAATTATCCCTCTCTCTGACTAATAACTCTACAATTCTTGCAGGATTGGAACTAAATTAGACTAAAAACTGTGTAACCTTTACAGAATTGAAAAGCTCTGGTGCACTCTGGGAACAAGACTACATTTGGCCGCATGTCTagtttctttctgtgtgtgtgtattgttccCAGTAGCAGCTCCATTCACGATACGTCCTCCAGCTCCTAGGGGAGACTTGGAAACTGCTGCGAGTTCTGCCAAACGTTAACGCTGTGTCAACATGCCACAGGAAGGAGATCACAATCTGTGGTAAGAAGAAGACAGCAAATGAGCTATAAATTGGTATCGTTCCagtaaaacagatttttatatcAGTCCCAGTTTTTTTTCTAGTAATTGCCCCTTGCACCACCTTCACTCTGGCCAAGGAGAGCCTCAGACTAGCATGCACCCTCATCTCTGGCAGATCTATTCACCTGCCAGTAATGGATTGCTTGTGTACAGAGTCATGAACAATCCCTGCAtcaaaaataattttacatgattattaacttattctttttactgactttattttaaatagttaATTCTTTTGTAACGGTATGTTTTGCCGACAACAGGTGACCTGCACGGTCAACTTGAAGACCTCCTGTTGATtttttataaggtattaaaGTCAAATTATTAATCATATATGAATATAGTGTTTGGAATTTAGACACAGCCCAGATTTTCATTCACCCCAGAATGGTTTGCCATCACCCGAGACCCCGTACGTCTTCAACGGAGACTTTGTGGATCGAGGAAAAGACTCCATAGAGATTCTGCTCATCCTGTTTGCCTTCCAGCTGGTCTATCCCAATGAGGTCCACCTTAACAGAGGAAACCACGAAGACCATATTGTGAATTTGAGGTACATGAAGGTATTCACTACATTTAATTAGGCTGATAAATAAGTCTCATAAAACCTGTCTTACATACTGACCTTTCTAATTAGATCCCTGTTAAAACCCCCCGCCCCATGTCTTTCTAGGTATGGCTTCATTAAAGAGGTCCTTGGAAAGTACAGGGTGAGTGTCTTGTAATAATAAATTGAGAAAATgttgagctgctaactgagagATGACTCCTGTATCTCAACTATTAATAGTCAGTTAAGCTGAGCTGTGGTTTCTAAAAGCCTGGCTAGCCTAAAGTATGATATGGGTCACTTGACACTGACCCTTAGGATTACAGGATTAGAAATCCCTTCCAGTTCCAAAACAAGCTCAGTCTGCCTTACACGGTTTCACCCACAGTAAAACAATATGGCTAGACATACAACATTAAGACCACCCCTTGAAATGGTACATGGCAGTGCTTATTTCATGTTAGATGTGCACGTGTTGGGCTGattcagcaaataaacaatatgGACAAAATATTTGGGACACAACTCTAGATTTTGCCGCCGCAGGTTCTGCCTCTCCTGCCATTACAAACAtaatatttcaataaaaaaataataatttaaagaaaaagGATTTTTGATTAAACTGGTTAAGGTTACCATGTCAGGCGATGTGACTCCAACATCACTCTAACTCACCACCGCTTGGATACGGGTTTAAattggtgctatcggccagctgggCTATGTATGAGGGTCCAGACTGGATTGCCGCCTCGTACAGGGTattccttgtgcccagtgtttcccggtggaaccgGTCCTgttgggaccctgaccaggataaagctgttaaTGAAAGAAAAGTTAAGTATTGAGGTTTGTTTTTCTGAGTGGTTCAATCCTGGATTTTCACGTCACAGGTTTACGGTAAGAAGATCCTTAAGCTGCTGCAGAAGATCTTCAGCTGGTTGCCCCTGGCAACTGTGATTGACCAGAAAGTGCTGATTGTGCACGGAGGAATCTCTCGAACCACTGACCTCAATCTCATTGCCAAACTGGAAAGACACAGAGTGAGTTCCCATGCCGTAGCAACGTTCAAACACCCCCCAAGCACGTCCACCTCATCCCAGTTCAGTACAGGTGTATAAGCCAAGTGGTCATTTCTACCACGTCTATCAACACTTTGCAGTCTTCACTGAGCTCTGAGTTTTCTTCACCTTGTGTTTATCAGTATGTTTCAGTACTGAGGCCCCAGAAGCGCCAGCGACATATAGCAAAGTCCTCGGACTTGGAGGAGGAGCGCAATAGCGCCACCAGCAGGAGACGAGTGCGCTCTTTGACAGTCGAACGCCGCCCTCTACAGGGCTACTCCATCCGGACCAGTCCATCAGTGGAAGAAGAGCTTCAAGAGAGAAGGAGGTGGGCTGGGCTCAGCGCCTCCTGTGATAGGCTGAGCAACTACGTCTCCGCAGACTCCGACTCCGACCTGGAGGCTCCAGAGACGGATGCAGACGAGTGGAAGCAGGTATGGAGGCAGCAATACACTGTCACCACTGAGCTCTCATGAAGCTGCAGAATTCATTAGGCCCATTCTAAATgctagtgtcattgcagtacaGTTGTACAGTAGCAGTGATTACATCCAAACGCCTTTTTTTCTGCTCTGCAGATAATCGATCTGCTCTGGAGTGACCCCATGCCGCAGAATGGCTGCATCCCAAATGAGGTTAGAGGGGGCGGCTGTTACTGGGGGCCAGATGTCACACGAGACGTGCTCGACCGCCACAACCTGCTGCTGCTCATCCGTTCCCATGAGTGTAAACAGGATGGCCACGAATTTTGCCACAACCGCAGGGtcagaaacacacaaacacaaacacaacgaGGTCCtcagactaacacacgccccctcttaAACGGATGAAGTCCTCAGAGCCcacagtaatgaggaatccctttggCCTGCCCCTCCTCAGACGTAGTCGATCGTGCCCGTGCAGGCGCCCGGCCGGTCGAtgacagagccgagattcgaactcgagAGCTTAAGATCAGACGTCTGCACAACTAGAGCATTTTGAAATTAAACCTGTGACCCTAATGGTTTTATCTGTTTGTACAGGTGCTGACCATTTTCTCTGCGTCCAACTACTATGAGGTGGGAAGCAACAGAGGAGCCTACATTAGATTGGGGCCAGACCTGTATCCCCATGTCATCCAGTACCGTGCCACCAGATCCACAAGAGAACTGACTCTGAGACAGAGGTTTAAATGAAGACACATACATTAATTGTATGTACAGGCACTGACAGATGGAAAggaaataaacacaaatgttTCAGTTATGCAAATAAAAAGGTCACTTCCATCTGAGTTTAGAACTGTTCCCTTATATTTAGATAATCAGACAGATTTGTTTTATATTGATTTGCAGTGACCTTACCATGTAAAGGAACAGGTGGACCCCACAATACTCATAGGGCCTGTGATGTGGAGAACATGGACAGAAAGATAAAAACAGCTCTCACAAAgaaacatataaatgcacagaaTTATTGATCAGGATTTATCATTACAAAAGATCCGATCACAAGATATTTGAACCAGTTGGCatcaaaaacatgacaaaaatcGGCAGCTCTGTTTCAATAACTTTAGGAAGCACTGTGTGATGTAAagatgtgtgtatgttgtgtgtgtgtgcagtgttggTTGGACTGAGCGTTCAGCTCTCCGAGCCCTGAGAGAACAACTGTTTGCCCACAAGTCAGAGCTTATCAGTGCCTTCCAGGAGTACGATCCAGA
Coding sequences:
- the LOC134330690 gene encoding serine/threonine-protein phosphatase with EF-hands 2-like, translating into MWSFLQNSKSTCLKLVPQTRRQERELDVQMKMLQFSFGVTRMDRTLVSVSDSYLQSKFRDWAAQTAILTTKKEMGCGATKSEPTVLQLRKCDKAMRAALLIQRWYRQYVARLEIRRRCTWNIFQSIEYAGEQDQIKLYNFFGYLMDHFTPASSERKLISHIFRESEVFQDAVWERYFCYKGIEVPDIYTGPRLTFPLTVSNVTELVEAFKHKQQLHSRYVLQLLGETWKLLRVLPNVNAVSTCHRKEITICGDLHGQLEDLLLIFYKNGLPSPETPYVFNGDFVDRGKDSIEILLILFAFQLVYPNEVHLNRGNHEDHIVNLRYGFIKEVLGKYRVYGKKILKLLQKIFSWLPLATVIDQKVLIVHGGISRTTDLNLIAKLERHRYVSVLRPQKRQRHIAKSSDLEEERNSATSRRRVRSLTVERRPLQGYSIRTSPSVEEELQERRRWAGLSASCDRLSNYVSADSDSDLEAPETDADEWKQIIDLLWSDPMPQNGCIPNEVRGGGCYWGPDVTRDVLDRHNLLLLIRSHECKQDGHEFCHNRRVLTIFSASNYYEVGSNRGAYIRLGPDLYPHVIQYRATRSTRELTLRQSVGWTERSALRALREQLFAHKSELISAFQEYDPDHTGVISMKHWAAAMESVLRLGLPWRVLRSQLVGCTTRDGTLNYHQWFRELDITEPDTELAHTGLLETMYRHHSNLETIFRIIDTDNSGLISFEEFRQTWKLLCSHLKMEISDEAISDLALSIDFNKDGSIDINEFMEAFRLVDNTVSVEPSERLQL